Sequence from the Sphingobacteriaceae bacterium genome:
CATCGGCATCTGGGGCGGTGAGCAGCGGGAGTTCGCCGCTCTGAAGTTCTTCATCTACACCATGGTGGGCTCCGTCATCATGCTGGTGGGCTTCATCGCCTTGTACATCCTGACCGGGTCCACCACCTTCAACATCGTGGAGATGTACAGCCTGGCGCCGGCCATGATTTCCCCGGCGGCCCAGAAGGCCATCTTCCTGGCCCTGTTCCTGGGCTTCGCCGTCAAGGTGCCGGTGGTGCCCTTCCATACCTGGCTGCCCCTGGCCCACGTGGAAGCCCCCACTCCCATCAGTGTGCTGCTGGCAGCCATCATGCTGAAGACCGGCGGCTACGGCTTCCTGCGCATCACCCACCCCACCCTGCCTGAAGCCGCATCCTCCTACGCCTACCTGTTCGGCGTGCTGGGCGTCGTCGCCATCGTGTACGGCGCCCTGACGGCCCTGGCCCAGCGGGACTTCAAGCGCCTGGTGGCCTACTCCAGTGTGGCCCATATGGGCTACACCGTGCTGGGCATCGGCGCCGGCACCCAGGAAGGCCTCATGGGAGCCATGTTCGGCATGATCTCCCACGGCGTCATCTCCGCCATGCTGTTCATCCTGGTGGGGGTTTACTACGAGCGTACGGGAACCCGGGATCTGCACCGGCTGGGCGGCCTCTTCGGGCCCATGCCCTTCGCCGGCTCCATCCTGGCCTTCGCGGCCTTCGCCAACTTGGGGCTGCCGGGCCTGTCCGGGTTCATTTCGGAGTTCTTTACCCTGGTAGGGACCTTCCCCGTCTGGCGCAACCTGGTCTACACCGCCTTGATCGGCCTGGTCCTGACGGCGGCCTTCAACCTGGTGGCCCTGCGGCGGGTGCTTATGGGTCCCACGTCCGCGGAACACGCCCAGTTGCCTGACTTGAAGGGGTACGAGAAGGTCACCCTGCTGCCCTTGGCGGCCTTCACCATCCTGCTGGGCGTATACCCCATGATCATGTTCCGGCTCTTCGACATCCGGTTGGCTGAACTGGTAGCCTTGCTGGCCGGGTCCTAGGCCGCGCAGGAGGAGGTAAGAGCCATGGCAGAGTTTACGGCAACGGTAGTGCAGCAACTGCCCAGCATCATGCCCGAGCTGGTGCTGGCCGTTGGCGCCATCGTCCTCCTGGCCTTGGACCTGTGGACCAAGCCCGAGAGCAAGGTCCTCCTCAGCGACCTGGCCGCCGCCATCGTAGTGGTGGCCCTGGCGGCCTTGCTCTGGAGCACCGACTTCGGGCGGACACCGGTGCTGGGGGGCATGTTCTTCGCCGACCGCTTCAGCATCTTCCTGCGGGCGGTGCTGTACAGCGGCCTGCTCCTGGTCTACCTGATGGGCCAGGGCTACCTGCGGCGCAACAACGTGCCCCAAGGGGAGTACTTGGTGCTCCTCATGTTCGCCACCATAGGCACGGCCTTCATGGTGGGCGCGGCGGATCTCATCGCCTTCTATCTGGGGCTTGAGGTGCTGTCTATCGCTTCGTACGTGCTGGCCGGCCTGCGCCTGGGCAATCACAAGTCCCAGGAGGCCGCTCTCAAGTACTTCCTCAACGGCGGCCTGTCGTCGGCCATCATTCTGTTCGGTCTGTCCTTGCTCTTCGGCCTGACGGGCACCACCGCCCTGCAGGAAATGGCCGGCGCCCTCGCCGCTGGCGGCACCCAGACGGCGGTGCTGGCCACGGCCCTGGCCTTCGTCATCGGCGGGCTGGGCTTCAAGGTGGCGGCCGTGCCCTTCCACTTGTGGGTACCCGATACTTATGAAGGTTCGCCCACGCCCGTCACGGCATTCCTGTCGGTGATCT
This genomic interval carries:
- a CDS encoding NADH-quinone oxidoreductase subunit M, encoding IGIWGGEQREFAALKFFIYTMVGSVIMLVGFIALYILTGSTTFNIVEMYSLAPAMISPAAQKAIFLALFLGFAVKVPVVPFHTWLPLAHVEAPTPISVLLAAIMLKTGGYGFLRITHPTLPEAASSYAYLFGVLGVVAIVYGALTALAQRDFKRLVAYSSVAHMGYTVLGIGAGTQEGLMGAMFGMISHGVISAMLFILVGVYYERTGTRDLHRLGGLFGPMPFAGSILAFAAFANLGLPGLSGFISEFFTLVGTFPVWRNLVYTALIGLVLTAAFNLVALRRVLMGPTSAEHAQLPDLKGYEKVTLLPLAAFTILLGVYPMIMFRLFDIRLAELVALLAGS